In Fibrobacter sp. UWB10, a single window of DNA contains:
- a CDS encoding ATP-dependent DNA helicase RecG, translating into MDLSNLPKMGPKSLEALKSAGIVSLSDFLYNIPRTYLDQTKVSSIGNLHVGERAVVIGKIIRGGVIRGRGSRFVATLADGTGEITLTFFKGASYQSRRLQPGTRWLATGVVGEYRGLQMTHPDMQPMDDDEQFSGQILPVYSMTEAMTKARITQKALRNWYSVIFHFPALTLSGICPKELTDYLHFNAVLNDLRVLHKPADFDSIRKAKQELKVLELLPFCLRMVKRRESQKIRGHERQIDLGQVMLAKSRLPFNLTGGQDAALNRIIDGLNGKKQFHALLQGDVGCGKTVVALLAMLAVCGAGEQCALMVPTDILARQHFKQMKPFFEAAGMRIQLLVGATPAAEKRQILGELQMGLCQAVIGTHALFSKDVTFAKLGFVIIDEQHRFGVNQREALLSKGEYPDMLVMSATPIPRSLAMTLYGDLQVISIKEKPAGRKPVKTRLVSPDKRNDMKKFICSEAKGGNLCYWIVSRVGSDDEGNARSVEDVVNELRAFDSSVVVEGIHGQMDEEEREAILKRFAAGEVHILVATTVIEVGVNVPEANIMAIDQPDRFGLAQLHQLRGRVGRGDMQAWCFLMLPDGEAAENSLERLTQFSHTDDGFEIAELDLQTRGAGNLEGNEQSGSWVFRWFDWIHDQELIAQTLQMAENILKDKDAFDEDAREKIQLWYSEKKSANEDGVH; encoded by the coding sequence ATGGATTTGAGCAACCTCCCCAAGATGGGCCCGAAAAGCCTTGAGGCTTTGAAGTCAGCGGGAATTGTTTCGCTTTCGGATTTTCTGTACAATATTCCGCGCACGTACCTGGACCAGACCAAGGTCAGTTCTATCGGGAACTTGCACGTAGGCGAACGCGCCGTTGTAATCGGGAAAATTATACGCGGAGGCGTTATTCGCGGGCGCGGCAGCCGATTTGTGGCGACTCTTGCCGACGGCACTGGCGAAATTACGCTGACTTTCTTTAAGGGAGCCTCTTACCAGAGCAGGCGCTTGCAACCGGGCACACGCTGGCTTGCCACGGGCGTTGTAGGCGAATACCGCGGACTCCAAATGACGCACCCCGACATGCAGCCCATGGACGACGACGAACAGTTCAGCGGGCAGATTCTGCCGGTGTATTCCATGACCGAAGCCATGACCAAAGCGCGCATTACTCAGAAAGCGCTCCGCAACTGGTACAGCGTCATCTTTCATTTTCCGGCATTGACGCTGTCAGGAATTTGCCCGAAGGAACTGACGGACTACCTGCATTTTAACGCCGTATTGAACGACTTGCGCGTGCTGCACAAGCCCGCCGATTTTGATTCGATTCGCAAGGCCAAGCAGGAATTGAAAGTTCTTGAACTGCTCCCCTTCTGCTTGCGCATGGTGAAGCGCCGCGAAAGCCAGAAGATTCGCGGGCATGAAAGACAGATTGATTTGGGCCAGGTGATGCTTGCCAAATCGCGCTTGCCGTTCAATTTGACCGGAGGGCAGGACGCGGCGCTCAACCGCATTATCGATGGCCTGAATGGCAAAAAGCAATTCCACGCCCTATTGCAAGGTGACGTGGGCTGTGGCAAGACGGTGGTCGCCCTGCTCGCCATGCTGGCCGTGTGCGGCGCTGGCGAGCAATGCGCATTGATGGTGCCGACCGACATTTTGGCCAGACAGCATTTTAAGCAGATGAAACCGTTCTTTGAGGCCGCAGGAATGCGCATACAACTTTTAGTTGGGGCGACCCCCGCCGCCGAGAAGCGCCAGATTCTGGGCGAGCTCCAGATGGGGCTTTGTCAGGCGGTCATCGGAACGCATGCGCTGTTCTCGAAAGATGTGACTTTTGCAAAGCTCGGATTCGTGATTATCGACGAACAACACCGCTTTGGCGTGAACCAGCGCGAAGCCTTGCTTTCGAAGGGCGAATACCCCGACATGCTCGTGATGAGCGCGACACCGATTCCCCGAAGCCTCGCTATGACCTTATACGGCGATTTACAGGTCATATCTATCAAGGAAAAGCCTGCAGGCCGAAAGCCCGTGAAAACGCGTCTGGTAAGCCCCGACAAGCGAAATGACATGAAGAAATTCATTTGCAGCGAGGCGAAGGGCGGAAATCTTTGCTACTGGATTGTAAGCCGAGTCGGCAGCGACGATGAAGGCAATGCCCGCAGTGTCGAAGATGTAGTCAATGAATTGCGTGCTTTTGATTCCAGCGTTGTTGTAGAAGGCATTCACGGCCAAATGGACGAAGAAGAACGCGAAGCCATTCTCAAGCGATTCGCTGCCGGAGAAGTCCATATTCTAGTGGCAACAACCGTCATCGAAGTCGGCGTGAACGTGCCCGAAGCAAACATTATGGCCATCGACCAGCCCGACCGTTTCGGACTTGCGCAACTGCACCAGTTACGCGGGCGTGTCGGTCGCGGCGATATGCAGGCTTGGTGTTTCTTGATGTTGCCCGATGGCGAAGCTGCCGAAAACTCGCTAGAACGCCTGACGCAATTCAGCCATACTGACGACGGCTTTGAAATTGCAGAACTCGACTTACAGACTCGCGGCGCCGGCAACCTGGAAGGCAACGAACAGAGCGGCAGCTGGGTATTCCGCTGGTTTGACTGGATTCACGACCAAGAGTTGATTGCGCAGACCCTGCAAATGGCCGAAAACATTCTAAAAGACAAAGACGCCTTCGATGAAGACGCCCGCGAAAAAATCCAGCTTTGGTACAGCGAAAAGAAATCCGCCAACGAAGACGGCGTGCATTAA